TCCAACGAAGACAGCATCCGACCCCAATTTGGATGGTTTTTACCTTGCCAACCACTCCAACAATTACCTCAAAAAACCACCAATGCAAGCATCTTTGGAGATCATTTTATACACTAGTTCATAGTATTTAATTGCATTCTTTTACAGTAATTTGACACTAGTATAAACTCTTTGCGTATCCAAAATCCAAATGAACTTAGGTCGAAAAACACTTTTGAAAAGGATTTAAGTGACCATAAGTgcatttattttaaatagttttttataaaaatgttgAAAAGGATTTACCTAAACTAATTTGTTGCATGAACAATCAAAACATACCTTAATACATAACTTGCTTTATGGTTGTCATCAAAGTTTAAAGCAAGAGAAAAAACAAATCTGCCAATAAATCTTTTACGaccatatatattttaattcatattgagttttttctttttcacgaACTGTTTTTAAATGAAAATCTACCATCCTTTTTCTAAGTTGGCAATTCTTAAACACAATTTAATATgagtagaaaataaaataaaatacaaccCCAAACCCGTAAAGAACACAATTTTAAACAAATGAACAACCTAAAACACATAAACCTTAAACTCAGACTAAAACAACTTGTACTTCTAACACAAACTTTCAAAACTAAGAGACTAAAATAATTTGTTCCTCTCAAACACAAATTTTCTTTACCTCTTCGGATTATTATAACACCCTATATTATAATAACGGAACAACCCACAGATAAATGTGCCCTTATTCATTCATTCATCCCAAAGCTTGAAGGGTAAGATTAGCCATCAtttgaagaagaggaagaggggacTTAGTAAGAATATCAAGCTTAGACCTAAAAGAAGCATGTTGATAAAGAGATAAACTCAACATAGCCAACTCCAAAAGAGACAACCTAGAAGACAAAAAACCCTCCCAATAAAATGGTTCCAAATCAAAAAAGGCATTGAAAAAACCCCTAATCCCATCCAAATCAAGCCTCATCAAAATCTCCATACCAAAGCAATAAAACTCCCTCACATTTCTCTCCTCCATTGGCCACACTCCTTCCCAAACCCTCCCCTCCAATGCCCTCCCTCTGATCATCCTCCCACCCCCGCCACCCACCCCCTCCCCCGCCACTCTCGCTATCCTTCCCGCCGCCGCCATTCCCTTAACCACCGCATACCCACTTGCCGGGTTCACCATCCCCGCCACCCCACCTACCCCCACCACCGCCTGCGGCATCTCCGGCAGAGCACCCCCCATCGGAATGACACATTTCTCCTCTTCTAAAATTCTCTTCACCTTTATTCCCAAATGCCGCAACCTAGCCGCCATCCTCTTTTTCACCACTGTGTACGGCAGCGCCGGACGGCCGACGAGGGAAGTCTCTTCGAGAAAGATTAGGTTGGAATCGAAGGGCATTGCGTAGAGGAATGTTGGGAATTCTTTGTTGTGTTGTCTTAGGTATGGTTCGTTGTTCAAATGGGTGTCTCTCCAATCCATTAGAACCATTTTGTTTAGATCGAATGGGTGGTGGTCCACTTCTGCTAAAATTCCGTGGGCGATTTGAAAGGCGCAGTTTCTTGGGTTTGAGTCTGAGTACTTTGTGAATTTGCTTGTGAAACCACTTGCGTCAATTACTAAGTTTGATTTTATTTCGGTTCCGTCGTTGCAAGATACTGAAGATTCAAATTGTTGGTGGTTGATTTCCCACACTTTGGCTTTGTGGAACTTTACCCCTTTTCTTATACATTCTTCCATTAGTTTCATCTTCAGTTTCTTCCTGCTCACCTGTGTTGAAAAATGaggaaattgtaaaaaataccCCCATTTTTTATCAGGAGTTTCTATttcatcttttaaattaaatataattaaattaacaacACATAAACACCAAAGATGAGATCAGGTTGAAAGGTAAGCACCTGAGCATAGGGGCGATCCAAATACTTGACTTTCTCATCACTTAAATACAGTGAAGCCATAGGCCAAGTCTTGTGTAAGCAATCTTCTAACCCCAAATCCTCAAACTCATCCACCCAAACGCCATAGTTATTGGACCAAGGAGAAAGCGGGGAAGGATCCACACAACACACTTTGATTCCAAAGCCACCAAGTTGCTCAGCGACACGCAGGCCGATGGGGCCAGCCCCAACGACCACCACGTCGAAGCGGGAACGATCGTAATAGGGGTGAAACAAGGGGAGATCAAGCTTGAGGGGTTTAGGTTTGGACTCAGGTTTAAGGTCAAGAAAGTTGTCAAATTTAGCAAAGGTGGAGTGAATCTGGAGGTGGTTTTTGGATGGTGATTGAATTGGATTTGAGGGGAGTTGGGGAAGAGAGAAAAATGGTGAAAGAAGGAATCGGGAATTGGCCATTGAAATGGAAACGGGAAGTCTTCTTGGTTTTCATCTTTTTTTGGTGTAATAAAATGGGGGGAAATGTGTATAGACAAAGGAGGAATCTTGAAGTGGAACAATTGAAAACATTCCATTCCTTATGTGTTTGTTGCTTATCTGTGTGCATAAATTAGAATACCACGTCCTTTAGTGTTGTATGGCAATATTAAAAGACAGGTAGGTCGTAACAGATTTTAGTTATTTTTGAGTAAATTAGACTctttgatttgattggacaactTGAAGTTCAATTGAATAAGTTGAGGCATTTGCTATCACAATGCAATCAAATGCATGACTCTCTTGTACTATATGTTGGTtgaagttaaaagaaaagaagtaatTACAACTTGTTCATTTTATCGCTTGGTTCTTTAATTCCTTGATACTTCAACACATGTAAGTTCTGGTtgcctttttccttttttacgtTCGCGGTTGCAGCTTCCGTTCcttacaaaataaattttttctaCCAATCTCTGGGTTCAGATTAATGAAAATTCATAATTTATAGGGACTGGATTTTAAAAGCATGTGATTGCATAGTTGAATTTTCTTATGAATTTATTCTAAGTTCAAACATTCTGTTCTCAACTTTCcctaattattttaaataaaatgttgcaggaacttgtatttctacaagtatAAGTTATCAGACGAAAAGACAATCGACATTCGGAAGTACAACAAGATTACAAACACGGAGCTTGTAGTGGTGAGTTCTATCACAAACACGGAGCTTGTAGTGGTGAGTTCTATCTTTGATatatagaatctgaaattttactat
This region of Cucumis melo cultivar AY chromosome 7, USDA_Cmelo_AY_1.0, whole genome shotgun sequence genomic DNA includes:
- the LOC103494777 gene encoding capsanthin/capsorubin synthase, chromoplastic-like, with amino-acid sequence MANSRFLLSPFFSLPQLPSNPIQSPSKNHLQIHSTFAKFDNFLDLKPESKPKPLKLDLPLFHPYYDRSRFDVVVVGAGPIGLRVAEQLGGFGIKVCCVDPSPLSPWSNNYGVWVDEFEDLGLEDCLHKTWPMASLYLSDEKVKYLDRPYAQVSRKKLKMKLMEECIRKGVKFHKAKVWEINHQQFESSVSCNDGTEIKSNLVIDASGFTSKFTKYSDSNPRNCAFQIAHGILAEVDHHPFDLNKMVLMDWRDTHLNNEPYLRQHNKEFPTFLYAMPFDSNLIFLEETSLVGRPALPYTVVKKRMAARLRHLGIKVKRILEEEKCVIPMGGALPEMPQAVVGVGGVAGMVNPASGYAVVKGMAAAGRIARVAGEGVGGGGGRMIRGRALEGRVWEGVWPMEERNVREFYCFGMEILMRLDLDGIRGFFNAFFDLEPFYWEGFLSSRLSLLELAMLSLSLYQHASFRSKLDILTKSPLPLLQMMANLTLQALG